The genome window CCCCGAACGCGGCCCATGACTAATTTCCATATTAATTACAAGCCAAATATCGGGCGGCCCGGTTTAAAAGGATTGCCGTCAAGTAGCTGACATCTCGTAGCACCCCGGCATGTGTGTCATAAAAAAGGTTGCATAAACAAATCCGGAGGCGGCGCAGTATAAACAAATTAGTAGCCGAGCCGCCGGACGAGCAGGACGATTTGCATTCACTCCGAGACCACATGCAGCGTGTGTCTTCAACCCTTCGAAATCCGAAGCGTGCTGTAAAACCGAAACTCCAAGTCAAAGAGTCCGTGAATTATGCGTGTTATTGGTTGCCGGAGTGTGCGGAATGGGCGGGTCTCGAAAAACTCACTCATAATTCAGAAAACACTCAATCTCGTTTCCCACTCGGTACACTTTCCTAATTGCCTGTGGATAATTGAAGGAATATTATACTCAGTAAACGTTACGATTTTCTATGGCAATCATAAGCACGACATCatattttaatcaatttttcGATTGATTCAAGtcaaaaaatagttaaatagTCAAAATAGTCaaaaaagcaatttaaaaacacatttttgaacTATCCCATCCTAAGAATCCACATAGATAGTTTAAGCACCAACGTTCTCTAAAGGTTCTAaaggaaaatatataattttcacCAGTAACTCGTTATtgtaaaacaatttaaaaaaacagaaaatttaaatttaaataaacacaCAAATCTTTACcagaaatatgaaatatgaCAAGAATTTGGGAGCACAGTGGCGAAAAGATACATCCTCAAGCCGTTGTAGCCGTTATTTACCCAAGTAATTACAGCTGTCAATCGATTTTAGTGTCCCAAATTTGTCAAATGCCTGCGTGCTTTTAGTCTAAGAATGCGTCCAAGAGCAATATACGTACTTAGAGATCTCCTCATACCATTGTTTTTTCAGTTGGCAGTCACCAGACCAGCACGTTCAATGCCCCACTTTCGAAAATTTTCAGCACTTTAGAAAATATCTCGAAAAACTCCGAGGTTTAATACGCTTGGCGCCGATcgaaaaaacaattaaatgtttaatttatacttCTATCCTTAAATCTCAGATATTAAAGAAGATTTGtatgtattatttatatatcatatttttttaaatcttttcttaaacatttttcttaGTGAAGAAAGGGGTGAACATGTTTGGGGTgtattgaaaaatgttttgctgGAAATACGAGAAACATTGTTTCTAACAACATTGTTTCCTTCTGAAGTGAATGTTTAGCAATGATCAGTCGATTTCAATTTCCACTGGGCACATGTCCTTTTTCGATCCTGGGCGTCAGTTGGTGATtctatttgtttgtttgtttataaacatcGCCTGGTCGGCCGGCCGTTAGAATTGTCGCCGCCGGGCACTTGAGGCATGTCCTTGTGTCGTCAGCCACCAACTGTGCTGCTAAGGACATGTCTATGTACCCAATTCCGATCCTAATTCCGATCCCAAGCCCGTTcccactcctcctcctcctcctcctcctcccacCCGCGACGATCTTGTGCAAAAGCGCCCGGGAAACATCGTATGTAAGTCAGTGGTTTGTGGGTCGCAGACGTCCGGCCCGACCCTTCTGACACATTGAAGCACTTCTATGTCGTCATTGAGTGGGCTCGTCATAGTCGGTCATCATCAGCGGCTTTCGGGTTTCGCAAGGCTCCGGCCACACGCATTCCACTTCAGCGGATCCCATTCCGAGGCCCTCATCTGCCAGATCGCTGTCATTCTGAAGGGTCTGAGGAGCCTCTCGCCTTCCCGCCCGCTGATGCGAATTGAGGTCATGTGGTATCAATTTATGTAACAATCGTTTAGCGGCTAAGCGCCTTTTGATGCATTCTTTTCAGAAAGCAGATCTCTTTCAGAGcattttaaaatcattttaaaatctAGCAATAAGATCCCACCTCTATTTAGATGGATACTTAGTGGTTTCTTTCCTTTTGCCAACATCTTCCATTTaagttttataaaataattgtaAATTCTTTTGGGAATAAGGAAATACCAAACCAATCTCTCACTATATAATAAAGTGACTTTTGAAGAAGAATAGTAATCTGTTAAGCTCATTTGGCTCTTAAATAGTAAAGAAAATAGCAAAAAGCCGCATATAGATACCTATAAAAATCACAATACAGGTTTAaggcaaaaaacaaataaatcactTTAAGCCTGTGATCTTCTTCCAGGATAAGTTGATTATTGTTTTCCAAACTGCATTGTTGTAACTGCATGAAGTGAAGTAATTTTAGTGCAGCAGTCTGTTTCAAAATATTCAGTgaagaaaagaaaattcaaGGCACACCAAGTTTCttttaattcataattttatttagcTCTCGGGTAGATACGACTAAATCTTAATGCTACTAAAGCTATGGGACATCTATTGGTTACACATAGAGGCTAAAACACAATTTCTACGGCTATCACAAAAACGTAACCCCGGTTCTCCTCCGAGACATGGTCACTCCCAACCTAGTCGATCTCCACATTCTCGTCAACATCCTCCGCCGCCGAGTGAACGCTCTCCGCTCCGCTCTCGACGCTCATCATCTGGCCATTGGGGCTCGGACACGGCGTTCGCTGAGGACGCACTGCACCCGGGATGGGGATGGGAACTGGCGATGAGGACGCCGATGATGCAGTCACAAAGCTGGAGCTCTGAGTGGGTGGTGGTATGGGTTGCGGCACCTTGTGTTGCGGGTAGAAGTACGGGAATGGCATCTGCATCTGTGGCAGCGGAAGACCGCCGTAGGCCAGCTGCAGCTGATGGCGATAGATGTTTATCAGGGCGGGATCGAGGCCGTGTCCAGCGCCGGGAGCAGCCATGTGGGCGTAGGTGGTGCTGCCATCCTCTCGCACCAAGACCTGGACGGGAACCCTCTTGCTGGCACCCAACAGGGCGGCCTCGTGCTGCTGGATCTGCTTGCGCTTGGTCTTGTAGCGGCGGTTTTGGAACCAGATCTTCACCTGGGTCTCCGTCAGGCGCAGGCTCTTGGCCATCTCGCTGCGTTCCGGACCGGACAAGTAGCGCTGTTGGGCAAAGCGGCGCTCCAGCTCGAAGACCTGGGCGTGGCTGAAGGCGGCACGCGACCGCTTCTTGCGGCTCAATCCACTGCCGTCGTGGGAGAGCGGCGACTCCGAGGGGGAACTGCTCAATGGCGGCGGTGAGTCGCAGTCTGTAAAGGGAAATTTGCGCAAAGTTAGCATACATCCTATACAAAAGGCCAATGAATAAGTAGCGTTCTTTTCAAAGTCCATTAGAGCCTGAATGGCGTTAATTCCGTGCAGGTTACTTACCGGAATCGTTGCTGGTGCAGCGTCTCATGTCCAACGGAGCGGTGAGGGTGGATCCGAAATAGGCCAATTTGCGCTGCATGTAGTCCGCGGCACTGGAGTTCGATGTGCCCGTTGCCTGGTGATGGTGGTTATTGTTGTCCATCGCCGCCGCATAATACTGCAGATAGTGGTTGGGTTGCCTGGCACTCGGCTGGATCTCCTTGGGTTGGGCCAGCTTGTAGAGGCCGAGATCTCGGCAGCAGAGCTGCGGCGACTTGGAGGCCGATCTCTCGCGATCGGAGGAGGGCTTCAGCTTTTCCGGTTCCGGTTCGGAGTCCACGCTGGACATGCGACGTGTTTCCGGATTGCTGCGCGTTAGGATATCGTTGATGGAGAAGGGCGTGGTGAGCGATTTGCTCAGACCCGCCATCGCAGCACTGACACCCGCGCTTTCCATATTCAGCATTTTTCGAATTTTCTGAATATTtcggatatatatataggtattGTCTTGGGCCTTCCGACACTTGTTCACTACGGATTTCTCTTGATTTTCCGATCTTCACGACTCGAGGGCTGCGCAGCGAATGTGCTTCAACAGGACGCTCCGGGCTGTCTTTAAATAGTGGCCGAGATCCCCGGCGAGAATCACTCGGTCTCACGGAGTGGAAATGTGCGCCGTACTCAAGTGGCTCGTCGGCATCCGTGGGGGTGGAAACTGGCATTCGACTCCTGCCATTGGTGGATCCGAAACCTAGCTGGAGAGCCTTTGAGTTTCCTCTCAAGTGCGTAAACAAAGTCGGTCGTAAATGGCTACGGTTGATTCCACGTACTTGTATGGTGCGCTTTTTCTCGCGGGGAGTGCATGCATCctgtttattgtttatagCCCGCTAGCTGCTCCTCCGTATTTTTTCTTCCACATTTTGGGTACAGTCCTCAAAATGGGATTACGTACCATACCCACTCCCATCTCAACCCATTGTTTAAACGAACGATTTGTTTAGAATTTAAATCATTCGGAAACAATCTTCCGTAAACTCCAACCTTTAAGTGTAAGTAGGTTAGTTGGGTCATGGGATTGTTTGGAATCGTTAGCCAAAAACTAAACAATACTTTAATGGGTCTAACGAATATTATTTCTTCGTAGCTGCCTACTTTAAATCGAGCATTCGGTTTTAGGGAACTACATAATATAATCAACTTAAATAGCATATTCCCGTATGCCACTTGCTTACATTATGAATTTTTATTAGGCTATTATAATAATAGTATTAATAGCTAATATCTTAACAttctataatatattttactgGACCAAACATTATTAGGATTCCTTAGTAAATCCAGCCAGTTTTTCGAAAAGTGAGCAAGATATTGGAAGTATTCACCTAACAGCTTTTGTTAATGGTCTCTAGTTCGTGGAAAATTCTTAagtaaatttataaaaaattcctTAAAAACTAGCTTGCAAGAACAGAttgttttatagttttaaAATGGATACATATTTAGGGACTcatttgaaaagttttttatAATTTAGTATACATGTTTTAATATGTATTAAGTAAGCAAATGAAACTAAAATAATATTGCCTTTGCATCAATATAACTAAATCAAACTTGAGAACATATAAATCCCCAGACTGAGATTTTATACGAAATATCGCAACGAATTAAGAAACTATAGTTCACATTAAACGCAACTGGTTATGTAGTTAACCTGGACAAATATTCCAGAGATCACTCAAAGAGTACTCAAGGAAAGTTCCTCTCATTGGTTGGCATGGAGCCCAAAGAGCGCTGATTGGATGCCCGGAGGCTGTGGCAATATGGCTGCCCACTCGGACGGAAAGACACTCAACCGAATCACTCGAATCGAGTGGCATGTGGGATGCTGGGATGTTCGGATGCTGGGAACAAATCCGAGCGAAACGAGCACGCGTTCTCATCGCATCGCCGCTGGGGTGGCTTTTGTGCCTTTTGATTCCGGATCTCGGTGCGATTCCTGCTCTCCACTGCACTTCACACCTTCGGGCTATAATCTTTTTATTGCCAATTCAGTGGCTCTTGAAGCCGCGGGCGCCGCAAAGTCAAGCCAACAATGGAAGACCAGCGCGAAAGTGAAGGAAGTGAGTGGGGTGAGTGGGCGGGGGTTCCGTGTTTTGCGGTCAGATTTGAGTAACCAATTCAGGACCAAGTGCGGTGTGCGATTGGAATGGATCGGGGCAGGAACTGCTACTCGTTATACCATTTCGCCTGAATGGGTTTCGATAATACTCGAGTAATTAGTATATAATGATGCTTGTGGCAGGCGCACGCGCCCAAAGGACGCGACTCTCCGCTCGTGTTGTCGCTAATTTTGTTAGCTTCTTTTGCTGATGCGATTACCCTCGAATGGAGCAGGTATTCAATTACATAAAAGTGGAGGGGGCCGAGAAAATCCATCCCACCCCTATGATGAATTggcattttcaattaaattcgaCAGTTTCTTGTTTGATTTCCGAATGCCCATCGCCCAGAAGTCTCGCAGGCTTGTTGTCCTTGTGGTATTGAGTTTTATTTAATGGTTTATCAAAAGCCACTTCTAATGTTTGCCTTTCCCTGCTTTTCATTACCATTCATGGATCTGGCTGGGAAACCTGATCTCCTTGTGCCACTTTAATGTTGAATGGGGACAAGTGCTTTTCATCGTCAAGTTTTCTTTGCTGTTGTCTCTCACAAActagaaaaaatttaaattcaaaagtACGGCTGGCCATTCCGTTCTTgaaaataatatcaatattagTATTGTAGTAATATATAAACTAGTCAATATTAGTACAATTCATGTATTTCTATAAATTAACatgtattttttaaaaattgatgtattaaaataaaatacatgaTAAAAGTTAATTAGTTACTATTTGTGAGACAAGCATTTCCTGATTTCAGAATCCGGTCATGTGGAATGTGGATTCCTTTCAAAAGGATTTTAGTGCAAAGGACTTCCACCCTTGCCAGCTCACTTCCAGATATTGAAATTGAGTCTATAACACCAATACAACGTGTTTAGCTAATTTAAAGACCTTAAAATCGTGGCGGCCATACAAAAGGGTGGGACAGTGGTGTAAACAGCAGTTGATAATAAGTATGCCAGAAAAActggttaaaaataaataaatttaataagtcAGTTGGCTTAAAACAGGATCTACTCCTTTATTATTACGACTTGATTCGATACTATATCGTCAACTATAATGCTCAAAATAGAACTACGCTTAAGCAGGAACACTGTATATAAGTTCTCCTTATCCAGACACACAATTAAATGTCTTATTGCTTAATTTCACTTAAATTACTTTTTATCGCTGTAAAAACGCTGTGTGACCAGAGGAGATGAAAAACATAGGTATTTTACACAACATTTTCTCTACATCCATTTAACGGTGCATTGTACAGGTCTACACTTTCAGCGGTTGTAGTCTTTGCTTAACGCGGAGACTTAATATGGAGACTTTTTAGGGagaaattcaaaattcctgTTCAATTTTTTCGAATATATAATTTATCCTATAGGTTACTAAGCTGCATTTAATATCGAAGTATTGACGCAGAAAAAGGAACATGTTTTCCGCACTTAGCAATGAGAATCTTATCCAgcaaacgaaaataaaacgcagaaaggtaaatttaaattttaaccGTAAAACATTGATACCTACGGCCCTGGCCCGATAAAGTAATTAGCCACTTGCGAAAGCAAAATTAGCAAAGGTTGGcctataaaacaaaaattgtttCTGGTTTTCGATTTAAGTTTCTTTTCCCAGTACTCCAGTCCGCCAGGACACCAACCCAGGATCCAAGAAGCGGCGAACACTACAGATCCGAACGGTGGAGCCCTTAAAATGGCTCTGATGGCCGAATTTCTGTATATGACCCCCTGGCGGCATTCGTTCAAAAAGCCACCTTCCGAGGCCGCCAGAAACTCACCCACCAAACCACTCCTCCACCGCCACAGGACACCGACAACTTTGTGACGCCAGGACTCCGACTAGAGGATTAGTGTCGCTGTCGGTGAACAGTGTGATATAGTTTGGAAATAGCTAGTACCAAGAAGTGGGGTCGGTGCTTTGCTCAATGAACTTGGCCAACATTCACATGAAGTACGAAACAAGTACAAAGGATTGCACAGAGCCATTACAGAGTAATGTTTGCCATTAATCTGATTGGATTGGTAAGTGGATCCTAATCGATTGCAAGGAATTCAGTGCGCGGAAAGACTCAGATTTTCTTTTAAATTCGTCTGTCTCGTTAATAGTAACAACCTTAATTAATCGCGTTATggctttatatcaaaaattgaTAAGAATCGCTAGCCGCTACAATGTGACGATATCCGTCTGTCCATCCGATTGTACAACTGTCGGTAGagctacaaaaaattaaaactcaTAATTTAAATATCATATATAATATCTGGAAAAATGTGTTTTCATTTAACATAAAGGATTTGATAGAGATATTTTAtactttaatatatatactttacaGGAAAGGAAACACTGTCTTTTCCTTACATGTCATCGAATATAGTCATATGATAAAGTCAAACGCTAATATATCTGTGGAAATTTTTCTATTGATATTGATTGGGAATCTTAACTGTTTAGTTGTTTGCATCGGTGCCTTAGATTGTTTACAGAAATCAAAAGTAGAATAGGATGCTGAATTACCGGCGGAAGGCTCTCGATTTTCATTGCCAAGAGGCATCTTTCAGTGGAGCGAATTGAACGAATTGAAGGCGACATCAACGCCATTGGATTATTGGCTTATTTGGATTTAATTTTCTGAGTGCCAGTTTCCACACGCCATAAATCAAGCGCTCCAAACTGCCGCCGCTCGGATTCCGAATGCAATTACTCaattaatttgaatataattGTCACAATTTTCCACTTGAAACCGCACAAAGCCATAAACCGATGGATATAAAGCAGAGACACCCAGTTTTGGGGCGCTTCGGCGGGGCAAATGTAAAACGAGATCGCAATTTTATGCGCAcatcaaataaaaatgtacaCAGCGCCTCGATGGATTTTCCGATAAAATGTCAAAGGCTTTTATGAAGCGACTGTGCCGGAGTCACTCCGCAATCCACTTGACAGCatggatctggatctggatctgTGGCAGTGACAGCAAGAGTGAAAGGCGAAAAGGCTAACTAAAAAGACGCGGAACGTGAAGGGTCGGCTACCAGATACCCCTGAATGAACCTGTTACAATTACGTGGAACTAACCAATTAAAGTGCATAttgattaaaaaaattatgtgTTCTAAAGAATGAATGAAAACATTATATTCTGAAATTTATTCTATTATCTTTATACTCTTTAAGGAGTATTCAAAGTTCCAATTTCTAATGCAGGTAATCTAAGTCATGTATCATACATGTAGCTGGAATAAGAGCAATCGAGAAAACATTTGACTAAAATGTATCTTCTAGTTTTTATACCTTCTTGTTCtttaatgttattaaaatgcataaaataataatataactaATATTCTGTATAatgatatataatatataatactaatttaaatttaaaggaCGAAGACatttaaaaattaactttGTGTTTAAGAATTATATATTCAAAAGATTAAGAAGTAACACTATCGCCTTATAATTCCCAGCTTCCGGgattgcataaatatttagtaTGGGCTCAGGATATAATTACGCAATTGATCTGGCGGCATTATTCAAAGACagcggaaaatgggaaactGTATTGGACCCAAAACCACCGATTGAGCTGCTGCCATTGTAGCGTTTTCATActgtttatttattgttgTTAATAAATCTTAATTTGCTTACCTTACGCCTGCTTTGGCGGCCTGACATTGAGGAAATGCAAACGAGAGTAGTGAAAGCAATCGGGAGAAAGGGGAAAGTGCGTAATGGGGCTGTGTGGTGAAGGGGGCGGGAGGCCCGCAGCTGCGACTGCGGCTCTTGAACCTTTGATCCTCTAACGGTACATGAATTAAACGGCGCTCCAGGGCGAACTCTATCCTGGCTTATCGCTAACTCCCCGATCCTTCGTGTGATATATGGGAATGACAAATTCTCCACTTGAGAGCTGCGCCGGTCTAGACTCCAGACCGGGGTCCCAGATCCTCGACGGAGGGGCAAACGTCGCCGCAACATTGCCGCCGACATTGAAAGACGAGACCGTAATTGTTTATGGGTCGCATATTCATATTCCGCCTTCGCGACGGGGCGTGGCTGGTCAGTGTGGTCCATTAGGTCATGTTTAGTGCCACTTGACATGCATTATCCTCCGCCTGCGAGGGCGTTTTGTTGGCAACTCCACGGACTCCTCCTTTGGAACACTGGGAGCTGAGAGGAATGGCAATCTTTAGGAGGAGGCTTATCGCAAGTCAAAGaatttttttgtaatataGAAATTTTTTGGCTTAAGGATAAGGCTTTCCAAAACAAGTAATACATTTATTCGGTACGTATAAATATTCTAAGAGCCTGAGGGCCGTTTCTGACTAAACTTATAAATAACAAACATAGTCTAGTGTCAGATACCCTCTAATGTCACGCATATAATGGTTGGTAATAAATTGTCAGTTAATTTTCCGAGTCAAAGGATCAAAAATGCAAGAGTGATATATTTTCAATGCATTCGAAGGTTACCAAGATGTTTTAACCATTATGCAACGTAAAGGTTTATGGTTGATTAGTATAGTTATAGTTTCAAATCATTTttaatatcatttacaaagttCCCTCACATAACTATATGATATCTCACACTGGAAGCCaacttaaattaattatattcatTGCGTGCAGTTGAGCTAATCCGTGATCCCCGTGATTGACACATAACCCAAGGGAACAGATCCGGAGTCGGAGTATCCACCCGACGGCTGACCCCAGAAGCTCCGGCTGTCAGAAATGAGGAAACTCAAAGCGAAAGTGTGATCAGCTGCACTTGTTGGTCTGTGGCTGCAACCCCCCGTTCACCCGATGACCCCTGGCATGTGTTTGTGGAGTAATTGATATGCCACTGCCACAACACCACCGACACCACTGATCCACCACCAGACTCAAGCCCCCAATGAAATATTAGCCTTTGCCCGATGGCTGTCATAAAATGCCGAGGAGGAGCGGTTTTCTGTGCCCTGCACTTCGTATCTGAACGagagtatctgtatctggggAGGCAGGGAAACATTTTACAGTTGCATTGATGCCACTTAAACGTTTCATAAATGCAACCTTTGTAATGTCTGCCGCCAACGCACTTCCCCTTTCCCCCTCCCCGGGAATCCCTGCGAAAAGcagaaaagggaaaacatttccatttccaataAAGCGGAAATTGTGGTGTTTTCATTCGCCTTCGAATTCGTTTTTCATAAAACTGATCGCTCGCTCCgataaaattgatttatgcGGCGATCGGCGGCA of Drosophila mauritiana strain mau12 chromosome 3R, ASM438214v1, whole genome shotgun sequence contains these proteins:
- the LOC117143358 gene encoding homeobox protein bagpipe translates to MLNMESAGVSAAMAGLSKSLTTPFSINDILTRSNPETRRMSSVDSEPEPEKLKPSSDRERSASKSPQLCCRDLGLYKLAQPKEIQPSARQPNHYLQYYAAAMDNNNHHHQATGTSNSSAADYMQRKLAYFGSTLTAPLDMRRCTSNDSDCDSPPPLSSSPSESPLSHDGSGLSRKKRSRAAFSHAQVFELERRFAQQRYLSGPERSEMAKSLRLTETQVKIWFQNRRYKTKRKQIQQHEAALLGASKRVPVQVLVREDGSTTYAHMAAPGAGHGLDPALINIYRHQLQLAYGGLPLPQMQMPFPYFYPQHKVPQPIPPPTQSSSFVTASSASSSPVPIPIPGAVRPQRTPCPSPNGQMMSVESGAESVHSAAEDVDENVEID